TCCCGACCGTCGTCGCGGCGTTCGTGTTCCAGCAGTTTTTGCGCACGCAGGACGGCTGGCTGAATATGTACGTGCTGCACCCGTTGGGGCTGGGCAATCCCGGCTGGCTGCAAGACCCGAACTGGGCCATCCCGGCGCTGACGCTGGTCGGCACGTGGGGCGTGGGCACGGCGATGCTGATGTTCCTCGCCGGGCTGCAGAATGTCCCGACCGAGCTGTACGAAGCGGCGCGCGTCGATGGCGCGGGGTGGTGGTCGCGGCTGCGCCACATTACGGTTCCGATGATTTCGCCGGTCATTCTCTATAACCTCGTGATCGGTCTGATCGGCACGTTTCAATATTTCGTCATCGCCTACACCATTACCATTCCGGCAGGGCGCGGCGGCAACGAGCTGTCGATGTACGTCTACAATCTGCACGTTTACCGTGAGGCGTACGTGTTCTTCGACATGGGCTATGCCTCGGCGCTGGCGTGGTTCCTGCTGGTTATCGTGCTGATTGTGACCGGGCTGGTCTTCCGCAGCTCCAGCAAATGGGTGTACTACGCAGCAGGAGGAAAGGCATAATCATGGACCGGCTGCGCAGCATTCTTAGTGGGGAAAACCGGCGCGATTACCTGAAGCTCGAGGCGTACAAGTACCTCGGCACAGGTACGCTGCTGATGATTTTGATCGTCCTGGCGGGCATTTACCTCAGCCCACTGCTGTACATGGGCAGCACGGCGCTCAAGAGCGAGGCCCAGCTCGCCGATCCTGACGACCCGATCCTGCCACAGTCGCCGCAGGTGTATCACTACGTCAGCGACGAGTCGCAGTCCTTCCGCTACACGTGGCGTCACCCCGCGACGTTCGAGTATGAGGGGCAGGAGCTGCCCGTTTATGAAGTGATCGCGCAGGGCAAGATCTACAAGTACGCCCTGCTGGAGGATCGCGGTGAGAGCGGCTTGTTCATCGATACCGAGGACCCCGACGCGGGGCCGGTCGAGGTGGATACCGCGCCCGCGAGCCTCAGTCCCTCGATGGCGCGCGAGCAGCTCGAAGTCGCGCTGTATAACGTCGAGGTGGACGGCACGGAAAAGACGCTGGGCTTGGTCAACGAGTTCGACGACGGCTCGACGCTGTGGATGGACCCGGCGAACGTCAACGCCGAGCCGGTCCGCCTGCCGATCACCGTGGACGAGGCCAGCCTGGCTCGCGACGAGCAGGATCTGACGATGTACCACGTGCCGATCGACGGCGAAACGCGCGAGCTGGCCCTGCTGGAAACGACCCGCAACGGCGCGACGTTTGTCGATCCCGACACGAACGATCTGATCAAGGTGGATGAGCGCGTGCGCGGCCTCGACCCGGTGTACGAACTCGAGGTCCACCCGGAGAACTTCAAGACGGCGGTCGAGACGATCAACTACGGGCGGCTGTTCCTGAACACGTCGATCGTGTCGCTCGTCGGCGCGCTGGGCGCGATGATCTCCGCGACGCTGGTCGCCTACGGCTTCACGCGTTTCAACATCCCCTACGCCAACATTCTGTTCATGATCCTGCTGGCGACGATCATGCTGCCCCAGCAGGTGACGCAGATCCCGACCTATATCCTGTTCCGCCAGTTGGGCTGGGTCGGTACTCTGCTCCCGCTGATCGTGCCGCACTTCTTTGGCAACGCCTACAACGTGTTCCTGCTGCGGCAGTACATGATGGGCATCCCGCTGGAACTGGACGAGGCCGCCCGCGTGGATGGCGCGAACCCGCTGCAAATCCTGTGGCACGTGATCATCCCGGCGGCGCGACCCGCACTGGTGGCGGTATACTTGTTCCACTTCCTGTTCGCCTGGAACGAATTCCAGCAGGCGCTGATTTACATCGGCGGCAACGAGAACAATCAGGTGCTGGCGGTCGGGCTGCAGCGTTTCTCTCAGATCTACTCGTCGCAGCAGAACCTGATGATGGCGGCGGGCGTGCTGACGATGCTCATCCCGCTGATCGTCTTCTTCCTCGCCCAGCGCATTTTCATGCAGGGCGTGGTTATCACCGGAGTTGAGAAGTAATGAAGCGCTTGCTGGTCTGCCTGCTGGTCCTGACGCTGGCCATGCCGGGGTTTGCCCTGGCGCAAGGCGGAACGCCGGTGCCCGAAGGCGTAACCGGCGAGCTGCTGTATATCCCCTTCCCGGTGTCGATCACCGTGGATGGTGATCTGTCCGATTGGGCAGATGTGCCGCACTACACGGTGGACAAGGGGCCGAACCTATCCGGTGACCCGGCGGAGAACGGCTCGTTTATGGTCGCGGTGGCAGCCAGCGCGGACACGTTTTACATCACCATGACGATGGCCGACCGTAACATCGTGTCCGGGCAGCATGGCACGAACTTCTGGAACGAGGACTCGCTGGAGTTCTACCTCAACTTGACCGGCGACTTCTATACGCCGATTTACGCCGAGGGCATGTATCAGGTCAATATCAATGCCGCCGATATCGGCAACACCGATCCCGGCGGGCTGACGCTGACCGGCGTGCGCAGCGATGAGCTGCCCCTGAGCGCCTACGTGTTCAAGACGGATGACGGCTGGGGCTTCGAGGCGGAAGTGCCGCTGGCGGGCCTGTTCGAGATCGCGCACGGGGCGGAGATCGGCTTCCAGGCGCAGGCCAACGGCGCGACGCAGATGGACCGCGATGTGAAGCTGATCTGGTCCAACGCCGATACGGGCGACACGTCCTGGCAGAATCCGGCGGTGTTTGGCCGCGCGATCTTCTACGAGCTGGGGCAGACCGGCGTGCCGGAACCAAGCGGCCCGCCCGCCGAGGATGAATCGGGCGGGTTCGACTGGGCCGGAGTGCCCTGGGACGAGATCGTGCGCGCGACGTGGGAAGGCTATAAGGCCAATTACATCTTCTGCGGCGAGCCGTGCGGGGACAATATGGGCCTTGTCTTCGACCCGAACATGAACTATCAGGCGGTCAGCGAGGGCGTCGGTTATGGGCTGCTGATGGCCGTCATGATGGACGATCAGGCGACGTTCGACACCATTTATGACGCGGCGCACGCTATCATGCTCGACCCGGCGACGGGCCTGTTCAACTGGCGCGTGGATAATACCGGCGCGGTCACGGGCGAGACGTCCGCGACGGACGCCGAGGAAGACATCGCCGCCGCGCTGATCTTCGCGCAGTCGCGCGTGGATCGCGGTGAGTGGGTGCAGCACGCGGAGCGACCCTACGGCGACCGCGCCAACGCGCTGATCGACGCGATCTATCTGTACGAGGTCGCGGACGGGCGCTACCTGACGCCCGGCGATGCCTGGGAAGGCGAGGGACAGGAGATTTTGAACCTCTCCTACTTCGCGCCCGCATGGTACCGTATCTTTGACGACTTCCAGGGCACGGATCGCTGGCAGCCAGTGATCACCTACGGTTACCGCTCGCTGTTCACCACCCACGGCGCGCCGCTGGGCCTCGCGCCGGACTGGTCCACCAGCGAGGGCGGCCCGGCTTACGAGTACTGCGACGCGCACGGGCGTTCGCGCGAAACGTGCCTGTACGAAATGACGTTCGACGCCATCCGCGTGCCGTGGCGCATCGGCCTGGACTGCCTGTGGTTCGGTGATTCGCGGGCGTGCCAGTGGTCGGGGCGCACCGCCGAGTTCCTCAAGGCGCTGCCGCCGGATCAGTTCGGGCGGCTGTACGACATGGACGGCGTGCCGGTCGTCAGCTATCAGAACGAGATGATGGACGGCATGTGGCTCGTGGCGAGTTTGGCATCTGGTGATGAGGAATTACAACAACAACTTGCACAACAGTTGTATACTGTAACTGGGAACGCTCTCACAGAGGGATATTGGGGCGGCAGCGCGCAGTACTACTTCAACCAGAGCCTTGCCTGGTTCGGTGCGTCGCTGCTCTCGGGCGATTTCCAAAATCTATACTATTCTGCCGATTAATTCCCGGCGTCCTGCCTGACTGTTCGGGGTGGCAGTCAGGCGGACGCCTGCCCGTACGATTCGAGCAATCCCGGCGGCTTTAAATCCCCGGTGGACTGCGCCACAGCTTACTACGACATTCGGAGATTGGACCTATGCACTACGGCTCATTTGACGATGTGCGCCGCGAGTATGTGATCACGCGGCCCGACACACCTTTGCCCTGGATCAACTATCTGGGCAGTGAAGCTTTCTTCGGCCTCATCTCGAACACGGCGGGTGGTTATGCGTTCTACCGCGACGCGCGCCTGCGCCGCCTGACGCGCTACCGCTACAACAACGCCCCGCCCGACAGCGGGGGCCGCTACCTCTACCTGCGCGACGAGGCGACGGGCACGTACTGGTCGCCCTCGTGGATGCCCACCCGCACCGACCTGGACGAGTACACCTGCCGCCACGGTCTGGGCTATACGATCATCGAATCGGCGTACCGGGGCATCCGCGCGGAGACGCGCTATTTTGTTCCGGTGGGCGCGGACCTGGAAGTCTGGCAGACGACGATCACTAACGAGCACGCGGAACCGGCGGCGCTGTCGCTGTTCGGCACGGTCGAGTTCTGCCTGTGGGATGCCTACGACGACATGACCAACTTCCAGCGCAATTTCAACACGGGTCAGGTCGAAATCGAAGATGGCGTGATCTACCACAAGACCGAGTACCGCGAGCGCCGCGATCACTTTGCGTACTTCGCGTGCAGCGCACTCGTCGCGGCCTACGACACGCAGCGCGAGGCGTTCCTGGGAGCCTATCGCGGCTGGGATGCGCCGCTGGCCGTGGAGCGCGGCGCGTGCGGTGATTCCGTGGCGCACGGTTGGGCACCTATCGCCGCGCAGCAGGTGAAGCTCGACCTCGCGCCCGGCGAGTCGCGCACGGTGATCTTCCTGCTCGGCTACGGCGAAAATCTGCAGGACGAAAAGTTCGACCCGCCAGAGTCGCAGGCGGTCAACAAGCAGCGCGTGCGCCCGGTCATCGCGCGTTACCTCGATCCGGCGCAGGCGGACGCGGCCTTCGAGGATCTGGGTCGCTACTGGGAACGGCAGTTGGCGGGCCTGCAAGTCACCACGCCGGACGAGCACACCAACCGCATGGTCAACATCTGGAACGCCTACCAGTGCATGGTGACGTTCAACCTGTCGCGCTCGGCCTCCTATTTTGAATCGGGCGTGGGGCGCGGCATGGGCTTCCGCGATTCGGCGCAGGACCTGCTCGCCTTCGTGCAAATGGACCCGGTCCGCGCGTGCGAGCGCCTGCTCGATCTGGCCGCGACGCAGTTGGAGACAGGCGGCGCATACCACCAATACCAGCCGCTGACGAAAAAGGGCAATGACGCGGTCGGCAGCAACTTCAACGACGATCCGCTGTGGCTGGTGCTGGCGGCGGCGGCGTATGTCAAGGAGTCGGGCGACTGGTCGATACTGGACGCGTCGGTCCCCTACGAAAACCGCCCCGGCACGGAACAGCCATTTTACGAGCATCTACAGCGCTGCGTGCAGTACACGCTGGACCGGCTCGGCCCGCACGGCCTGCCGCTGATCGGGCGCGCCGACTGGAACGACTGCCTGAACCTGAATACATTCTCCGACACGCCCGGCGAGAGCTTCCAGACGACGACCAACAAGGACGGCGCAGTAGCCGAGTCAGTGCTGATCGGGGGCATGTTCGTGCAGGCTGCCAACGAAATGGCCGATCTCGCGGCACGCTGCGAGGGTGGCGAGGCAGCGGAGCGTTATCGCGCGGTGGCACAGCAGATCGAGGCCGCCGTGCGCGAATACGGCTGGGACGGCGCATGGTTCCTGCGCGCCTACGACGCGCTTGGGGACAGGGTCGGCTCGCACGAGTGCGCCGAGGGGCAAATCTACGTGGAGCCGCAGGGCATCTGCATCCTGGCCGGGATCGGCGTCGAGGACGGGCTGGCCGAGCGCGCGCTGGAGTCGGTCGCGGAGCGGCTCGCCACGCCGCATGGCATCCTGCTGCACCAGCCCGCCTATACACGCTATTACCTCAACCTGGGCGAAATTTCGTCGTACCCACCCGGCTACAAGGAGAACGCGAGCGTGTTCTGCCATACCAACCCGTGGATCATGATCGCGGAGGCGATCGTGGGGCACGGCGACCGGGCGTTCGACTATTACACGCGCATCAGCCCGTCCGCGCGCGAGGCGATCAGCGACGTGCATCGCAGCGAGCCGTACGTCTACGCGCAGACCATCGCCGGGCGCGATGCGCCGACGCAGGGCGAAGCGAAAAACTCGTGGCTGACCGGCACGGCGGCGTGGAATTACGTCGCCATCACGGAGTGGATTCTGGGCATCCGCGCCACGCACGAGGGCCTGTGCGTCGCGCCGGTCATCCCGGAGGCATGGTCCGGCTTCACCGCCACGCGCGCCTTCCGGGGCACGCCCTACCACATCACCGTGACGCGCAAGGGACCGGGGAATGCCCTGGCGCTGACGGTGAACGGCCAGCCGGTCGCGGGTACGGTTGTGCCGCTGGCGGCGGGTCCCGATCCGGTCACGGTCGAGGTGGCGCTGGGCGGGTGATGCCCGGCGTGTATTGGATACGTCACACAAAACGCCCCGCGAACCGGGGCGTTTTTTTGTGAGGCGGAGATGGGCACAAATGCGTAGGGGCAATTCATCTACGGAAATGCCTGCGATATGTGATGCCGTAGGGGCGTAGCCATACGCCCCTACGAGATGGTTTGCGGCCTTACACCAACCCCAACGTGCGCGCGATGGTGGCCGTGGTGATGGTGATGGCGAAGCCCATGACCAGCGGCAGCAGCGTCGCGACCGCCGTCCACTTGGCGCTCTTAGTTTCGTTGAAGATGGTCAGGATCGTGGTGCTGCACGGGTTATGGATCAGGCTGAACAGCATCAGGTTGACCGCCGTCAGCGTCGTCCAGCCGCCCGCGTCCAGCACGGTGCGGATCGCGTGGCTCGAATCCAGCTCGAACATGACGCCCGCACCCTGCCCGACACCGGTCAGACCGGTGGTCAGCACGGTCAGCATCAGCACGGTCGGGATCACGATCTCGTTGGCCGGGATTGCCAGAATGTAGGCTACCAGGATCACGCCGTTGATGCCCATCAGCCAACCGAGGCCGTCCAGGGAGCCGACGAGGTGCGCGGCGAGGCTGGCATCTCCAATCGTGATGTTTGACAGCAGCCAGATCGCTACACCAGCCGGGATCGCCATCGTCACCGCGCGCCACAGCACGATCAGCGTGCGGTCGATGATGGACGTGTAAACCGTCTGCCAGATGCGCGGGCGGCGATAGGGCGGCAGCTCCAGGCTGAACACGGACGCCTCGCCCTTGAGCCACGTTTTCGACAGGAACCACGAGACGAGGAACGTCATCACCACGCCCAGCACCGCGACGCCCACGACCGCCGCCGCCGAGATCAGCCCGGCCATCGCCGCCGGGACCGCGCTGCCGATGAACACGGTCGAAACCATGATCAGGGTCGGCCAGCGCCCGTTACACACGGCGAAGTTGTTGGTGATGATCGCGATCAGCCGCTCGCGCGGGCTGTCGATGACGCGGGTGGCGACCACGCCCGCCGCGTTGCAGCCGAACCCCATCGTCATTGATAGGGCCTGCTTGCCGTGCGCCCCGGCGCGACTGAACATCCGGTCCAGGTTGAACGCTACGCGCGGCAGGTAGCCGAAGTCTTCGGCCAGCGTGAACAGCGGGAAGAAGATCGCCATCGGCGGCAGCATCACGCTGATCACCCACGCCATCGCCAGGTACGCGCCGTCGAACAGCACGCCGCTTAGCCACCACGGGAAATGCAGCGTACTGCCAACGTCCTTTAGAATGGGCAGCAGGTCACCGATCAGCAAAGTAGAGAGCATTTGCGACGGCACGTTCGCGCCCTGGATCGTCAGCCAGAACACAGCGGTCAGCATCAGAATCATCATGGGGAAGCCCCACGTCCGGCTGGTTACGAGCTGGTCGATCTTGCGGTCCAGGTCGAAGCGCGGACGCTCGCCCGGCAGCGTCACCGCACGGTCCGCGATTTGCGTCGCGTCGGTGTACAGCGCTTCGGTCAGGCGATCGTGAAACTCATCGGATAGCCCCTCACGGAGTCCTTTGGCTGTAGTGAGAATGTCAACGTTGGTGCTCATCGTGCCGGTATCTCCGCGACCATCAGCCGTTCCGCCACAGCCTGCGTGCGATCGCCCTTCGACAGATCGCCCAAGCTGCCGTCGCGGATGGCGCGTTCGATCTGCTCGTCGCCGTCCAGCAGCCGCAGCGCGACCCAACGGGCGTTGGGCAGGCCGGGATAGGCTGTTTCGATCTGCGCGACCAGGGTGTCAATCGCCCCGTCGAACGCCGCGTTATGCGTCTTGCCGATGCGATGCGGGCGCGTAGCGACACGGCCCTGCGCCATGTCGTTGATGGCGCTCAGCAGCTCGGCGATACCTTCGCCCTGCCGCGCGGACATCGGGATGACCGGCACGCCCAGGTCGCGCGCCAGCCGCCGGTCGTCCACGGTCAGGCCGTGCCGCCGCGCTTCGTCGATCAGGTTCAGGCAGATCACGGCCTTGTCGGTGATCTCCAGCACCTGAAGGGCCAGGTTCAGGTTGCGCTCCAGCCGCGTCGCGTCCACGACGATGGCCGTCACGTCCGGCTGGCCGAACAGGATGAAGTCACGCGCGATTTCCTCGTCCACGCTGGCGGCCAGCAGCGAATACGTGCCGGGCAGGTCCACCAGCTTATAGCGCTTGTTGTCGTACTCGTAGCCACCTTCGGCGCGCGCGACGGTCTTGCCCGGCCAGTTGCCGGTGTGCTGCCGCAGGCCGGTCAGCGAATTAAACACCGTGCTCTTGCCGGTGTTGGGATTGCCCGCCAGCCCGACGACGTAATCCCAGTTGTCGATGTTGACGCCCAATCGCGCCATGTGGCGGTTGACCGGGCAGGTTGCGCAAGCCGATGCGGTGCTCATCGTGTCAATGCTCATCGTTTGTCTCCTCGTCCCCCCGCAGGGTGATTTGCCGGGCCTGGCTGCGCCGCAGCCCGACCAGCGTGCCGCGCACCTTGTAAGCCGTCGGGTCGCCCAACGGGCTGCGCATTTCCACCTCGATGCGGGTGCCGGGCAGAATGCCCAGATCCATCAGGCGGCGGCGCTCCGGCCCTCTAGCGTAGAGCGCGGCGACGACGCCCGATTCGCCGGGCTTCAGGTCGTCCAGGGTGCGTGTGGTGGGGGGTGTCTGAATACTCATCTTGGCCTCGTGCTGCTTTGTGATTTCTGCGTTTCGGCTCTTATTTCTCGATGCTGTAGAGATTATATTTTAGGTATACCGAAATGTCAAATAGTAAGTTGGCGAAAATTCGATGAATCGCCGTGCAATTGCCGGATGAATTTTTTTGGGGGACGCACGGAAAAGAAACCTCATCCCCATTCGCTGACGCTCGTTTCCCCTCCCCAATCCAGAATTCGACATTCTGCCCCGCCCGGCGCAGTATTTGGCGCACGAACTGCGTTTTACCCTGTAGAGCGCGCACAATGGACACCTTCATGCCGGACATGACACAGGGACCGATCGACGAGCGGCAGATTCTCGAAGACCTGCGGCACAACCCCGATGCGTTTCGGGTCTTGTACCAGCGGTATTTTCCGCGCGTCTTCGCCTATACCGCTTACCGGATCGGTCGCAATCAGGATACCGAGGACGTGGTGGCCGAGACGTTTGCCCTGGTGGTCGAGAAGATCGACCAGTTTGAATGGCGGGGCGACGGATCGTTTGCGGCGTGGCTGTTCCGCATCGCGCACAGCCGCGTACAGCAGTTCTACCGCCAGCGCCACGTCCGCCACGTACCGGTTCCGCTCGACGATCTGCCGGAGATCGAGAGTCACTTGCCCTCACCGGATCAGGTCTTCGCGGACAAGGAACGATTTTGGGAGCTGCGGCAGGCCATCGAGACGCTGTCGCCACGCAAACAGGAGATCGTAACGCTGCGGTTCTTCGGGACGCTGCGCAACCGGGAGATCGCCGCCGTGCTGGGGTTGGACGAGCGCACCGTCGCTGCCCACCTCAGCCGGGCGGTCGCGGACTTGCAGCGCCTGTACCGGAGCGAGCCGGAGGGAGAAGGCCAGCGATGACGCACAACCACACGCACGATGCCGACCTCATCGCGGCCATCGACCGCCTGCTGGACCAGGGCGAGCCGACCGGCATCCCGGCGCTGGACGACCTCGCGGGCACGGTTCCGCGCAGCCGCCCGGCCTTCGAACACGATCTTGAGACGCGGCTGGTCGCGCAGCTTCAAACGACCCAACAACACGAGAGGAAAACCATCATGCAGCAAGTTCTGCGTTTCCCAACGGACACTGCTTTGCCCAGGCTTCGCCTGATTCGCCCTGCTTACACGCTGATCGCGGCGGCGCTGGCCGTAGCGCTGTTCGCCGTGGGCCTGTTCGTGGTCAGCAACCGCCCGCCGTCGGGATCGACGCCCGGTGCGATGCCGCCCGCCGGGAATCCCGACCAGCCCGCCGCGCAGCGCTCCCCCACGCCGACGATCCCGGCGACAGTACTGGCGACCGCGACGCCCATCCCCGGTGGCCCGGCAGATAACGCTGTGTTTTACTATCCCGTGCAGCCCGGCGACGACTGCCTGAGCATTGCCGCGCGGTTTGGGCTGACCGATCCCAACATCGTGGAGCAGATTGCCACGCTGAATAACCTGCAGTCGCCCTGCGTGCTGCCGGAACCGGGCACCACGATCCTGATCCCGGCGCCTCGGGGTGATGCGAACATGGCTTCGGCGTCGCCGACGTTTACCGCGACGCCCGTTCCGTTCGACATGACCGGACTCCCGCCGACAGCCCTGCCTCCCACGCTGGTTCCTGACGATCAGGGTGCCCCGACACTGGTCCCGGGCCCGATGGTGACGGCTACGCCTGTCAGCGCGTCGGGCGATGCGCTGCCCCCGCAGTACATCCGGCCCAGTGACCTGCGGCTGGTGTACATCGCCGCGCGGGATATCCCGGCAGGCACGACGCTGGTCTTCCCCGCAGCAGGAAGCGCGCTCGATCTGGACGTGATCGCGACCTACTGGCCCGCCGATCAAGTCCCGGCCTCCGCCGTCGAAACCCTCAATGGCGCGGTCACGTTGGTGGATATCCCGCAGTGGCAGCCGATCCTGGCCGATCAGGTGGCGTTGGCGGGGCAATAACGCCCGAAAATCGGAGAATACCTATACGGGCGGGTTCATAGACCCGCCCGTTTTTTGCCGTTTGCTCTTGCTTTTAACTAACTACTGAAAACTGACAACTAACCACTGCTTTTCGGCCAGGGGACTTCGAGGCCGTGCCGCTCCATCAGGTCCGCGTTGGCCAGTAGGTCGCGCGTCGGGCCGTCCGCCACGATGCGCCCGGCATCCAGCACGACCACGCGCGCGCAGAGATCCCACACCAGCCGCATGTCGTGCGAGCTGACCAGCAGGGTACAATCCTCGAAGGTGCGCAGCAGCGCGATCAGGTCGCGGCGCGCGCGGGGGTCCAGCCCGGCGCTTGGCTCGTCCAGCACCAGCAGATCCGCGTCCATGCTGAGCACAGTCGCCAGCGCGATGCGCTTCTTTTCGCCCACGCTGAGGTGTACGCTGGTGCGCCCGGCGTACGCTTGCATGTCGACCGCCGCCAGCGCCCGCTCCACGCGTGCACGAATCTCGGCCTCCGGCAGGCCCATGTGCAGCGGCCCGAACGCGACGTCCTGTTCCACACGCGGCGAAAAAAGCTGATCGTCCGGGTTC
This sequence is a window from Aggregatilinea lenta. Protein-coding genes within it:
- a CDS encoding carbohydrate ABC transporter permease: MSQVDYAVHDELQSGETPRRRTLAPRRAQILWGYVFLAPWIIGFLIFVFGPMLASLYLSLTDYNIEHPSDTKFIGFDHYQRMFSVDIVREDAAGAVQLQSGYQDVFNIGDYHLTARDQRFWKSIQVTLNFALFSLPVNLILALTFAVLTNTRVPGVTLFRTLFYLPSVIPTVVAAFVFQQFLRTQDGWLNMYVLHPLGLGNPGWLQDPNWAIPALTLVGTWGVGTAMLMFLAGLQNVPTELYEAARVDGAGWWSRLRHITVPMISPVILYNLVIGLIGTFQYFVIAYTITIPAGRGGNELSMYVYNLHVYREAYVFFDMGYASALAWFLLVIVLIVTGLVFRSSSKWVYYAAGGKA
- a CDS encoding carbohydrate ABC transporter permease, whose product is MDRLRSILSGENRRDYLKLEAYKYLGTGTLLMILIVLAGIYLSPLLYMGSTALKSEAQLADPDDPILPQSPQVYHYVSDESQSFRYTWRHPATFEYEGQELPVYEVIAQGKIYKYALLEDRGESGLFIDTEDPDAGPVEVDTAPASLSPSMAREQLEVALYNVEVDGTEKTLGLVNEFDDGSTLWMDPANVNAEPVRLPITVDEASLARDEQDLTMYHVPIDGETRELALLETTRNGATFVDPDTNDLIKVDERVRGLDPVYELEVHPENFKTAVETINYGRLFLNTSIVSLVGALGAMISATLVAYGFTRFNIPYANILFMILLATIMLPQQVTQIPTYILFRQLGWVGTLLPLIVPHFFGNAYNVFLLRQYMMGIPLELDEAARVDGANPLQILWHVIIPAARPALVAVYLFHFLFAWNEFQQALIYIGGNENNQVLAVGLQRFSQIYSSQQNLMMAAGVLTMLIPLIVFFLAQRIFMQGVVITGVEK
- a CDS encoding glycosyl hydrolase family 8, which translates into the protein MKRLLVCLLVLTLAMPGFALAQGGTPVPEGVTGELLYIPFPVSITVDGDLSDWADVPHYTVDKGPNLSGDPAENGSFMVAVAASADTFYITMTMADRNIVSGQHGTNFWNEDSLEFYLNLTGDFYTPIYAEGMYQVNINAADIGNTDPGGLTLTGVRSDELPLSAYVFKTDDGWGFEAEVPLAGLFEIAHGAEIGFQAQANGATQMDRDVKLIWSNADTGDTSWQNPAVFGRAIFYELGQTGVPEPSGPPAEDESGGFDWAGVPWDEIVRATWEGYKANYIFCGEPCGDNMGLVFDPNMNYQAVSEGVGYGLLMAVMMDDQATFDTIYDAAHAIMLDPATGLFNWRVDNTGAVTGETSATDAEEDIAAALIFAQSRVDRGEWVQHAERPYGDRANALIDAIYLYEVADGRYLTPGDAWEGEGQEILNLSYFAPAWYRIFDDFQGTDRWQPVITYGYRSLFTTHGAPLGLAPDWSTSEGGPAYEYCDAHGRSRETCLYEMTFDAIRVPWRIGLDCLWFGDSRACQWSGRTAEFLKALPPDQFGRLYDMDGVPVVSYQNEMMDGMWLVASLASGDEELQQQLAQQLYTVTGNALTEGYWGGSAQYYFNQSLAWFGASLLSGDFQNLYYSAD
- a CDS encoding GH36-type glycosyl hydrolase domain-containing protein is translated as MHYGSFDDVRREYVITRPDTPLPWINYLGSEAFFGLISNTAGGYAFYRDARLRRLTRYRYNNAPPDSGGRYLYLRDEATGTYWSPSWMPTRTDLDEYTCRHGLGYTIIESAYRGIRAETRYFVPVGADLEVWQTTITNEHAEPAALSLFGTVEFCLWDAYDDMTNFQRNFNTGQVEIEDGVIYHKTEYRERRDHFAYFACSALVAAYDTQREAFLGAYRGWDAPLAVERGACGDSVAHGWAPIAAQQVKLDLAPGESRTVIFLLGYGENLQDEKFDPPESQAVNKQRVRPVIARYLDPAQADAAFEDLGRYWERQLAGLQVTTPDEHTNRMVNIWNAYQCMVTFNLSRSASYFESGVGRGMGFRDSAQDLLAFVQMDPVRACERLLDLAATQLETGGAYHQYQPLTKKGNDAVGSNFNDDPLWLVLAAAAYVKESGDWSILDASVPYENRPGTEQPFYEHLQRCVQYTLDRLGPHGLPLIGRADWNDCLNLNTFSDTPGESFQTTTNKDGAVAESVLIGGMFVQAANEMADLAARCEGGEAAERYRAVAQQIEAAVREYGWDGAWFLRAYDALGDRVGSHECAEGQIYVEPQGICILAGIGVEDGLAERALESVAERLATPHGILLHQPAYTRYYLNLGEISSYPPGYKENASVFCHTNPWIMIAEAIVGHGDRAFDYYTRISPSAREAISDVHRSEPYVYAQTIAGRDAPTQGEAKNSWLTGTAAWNYVAITEWILGIRATHEGLCVAPVIPEAWSGFTATRAFRGTPYHITVTRKGPGNALALTVNGQPVAGTVVPLAAGPDPVTVEVALGG
- a CDS encoding nucleoside recognition domain-containing protein — its product is MSTNVDILTTAKGLREGLSDEFHDRLTEALYTDATQIADRAVTLPGERPRFDLDRKIDQLVTSRTWGFPMMILMLTAVFWLTIQGANVPSQMLSTLLIGDLLPILKDVGSTLHFPWWLSGVLFDGAYLAMAWVISVMLPPMAIFFPLFTLAEDFGYLPRVAFNLDRMFSRAGAHGKQALSMTMGFGCNAAGVVATRVIDSPRERLIAIITNNFAVCNGRWPTLIMVSTVFIGSAVPAAMAGLISAAAVVGVAVLGVVMTFLVSWFLSKTWLKGEASVFSLELPPYRRPRIWQTVYTSIIDRTLIVLWRAVTMAIPAGVAIWLLSNITIGDASLAAHLVGSLDGLGWLMGINGVILVAYILAIPANEIVIPTVLMLTVLTTGLTGVGQGAGVMFELDSSHAIRTVLDAGGWTTLTAVNLMLFSLIHNPCSTTILTIFNETKSAKWTAVATLLPLVMGFAITITTATIARTLGLV
- a CDS encoding FeoB small GTPase domain-containing protein translates to MSIDTMSTASACATCPVNRHMARLGVNIDNWDYVVGLAGNPNTGKSTVFNSLTGLRQHTGNWPGKTVARAEGGYEYDNKRYKLVDLPGTYSLLAASVDEEIARDFILFGQPDVTAIVVDATRLERNLNLALQVLEITDKAVICLNLIDEARRHGLTVDDRRLARDLGVPVIPMSARQGEGIAELLSAINDMAQGRVATRPHRIGKTHNAAFDGAIDTLVAQIETAYPGLPNARWVALRLLDGDEQIERAIRDGSLGDLSKGDRTQAVAERLMVAEIPAR
- a CDS encoding FeoA family protein, with the protein product MSIQTPPTTRTLDDLKPGESGVVAALYARGPERRRLMDLGILPGTRIEVEMRSPLGDPTAYKVRGTLVGLRRSQARQITLRGDEETNDEH
- a CDS encoding RNA polymerase sigma factor — its product is MDTFMPDMTQGPIDERQILEDLRHNPDAFRVLYQRYFPRVFAYTAYRIGRNQDTEDVVAETFALVVEKIDQFEWRGDGSFAAWLFRIAHSRVQQFYRQRHVRHVPVPLDDLPEIESHLPSPDQVFADKERFWELRQAIETLSPRKQEIVTLRFFGTLRNREIAAVLGLDERTVAAHLSRAVADLQRLYRSEPEGEGQR
- a CDS encoding LysM peptidoglycan-binding domain-containing protein, which codes for MTHNHTHDADLIAAIDRLLDQGEPTGIPALDDLAGTVPRSRPAFEHDLETRLVAQLQTTQQHERKTIMQQVLRFPTDTALPRLRLIRPAYTLIAAALAVALFAVGLFVVSNRPPSGSTPGAMPPAGNPDQPAAQRSPTPTIPATVLATATPIPGGPADNAVFYYPVQPGDDCLSIAARFGLTDPNIVEQIATLNNLQSPCVLPEPGTTILIPAPRGDANMASASPTFTATPVPFDMTGLPPTALPPTLVPDDQGAPTLVPGPMVTATPVSASGDALPPQYIRPSDLRLVYIAARDIPAGTTLVFPAAGSALDLDVIATYWPADQVPASAVETLNGAVTLVDIPQWQPILADQVALAGQ